A region of the Ornithinimicrobium ciconiae genome:
CCGCGGTCGAAGTAGAGGTTGGCCAGGAACATCAGCATCGTCCCATCGCCGTCCTGCGCGGACCGGATCGCCTGCGTGAGGATGGGCCAGCCCGCCTGGTCATACATCGCGACGACGATCCCATACATCGCCCACCCCTCCGTGAGCTCCCCCGCGGGGTCGCTGTCGAGGGGGATCGGCTCGGCATCCAGTTGTGCGAGCAGGTCCGGGATCGCCTGCATCGCCGAGTCCACGTCGCCGCCCAGGGGGCAGTCCCCCTGTGCCACGCAGTCCTCGACATAGGCCCTGGTCGCCCGCTCGAAACCCTCGGTCTGGGCCACGGCCGAGTCGATGCCCACCATCGTGGGATCCACCGCACCGTCGAGCACGAAGCGACCGACATTGGCCGGGAAGAGCTCGGCATAGGTCGCTCCGAGCACCGTGCCGTAGGAGGCGCCGAAGTAGTCCAGCTGCTCCTGTCCCAGGGCCGAGCGCAGGACGTCCATGTCACGCACGACCTCAACGGTCGAGACGTGACCGAGCAGTTCACCGCTGTTCTCCTCGCACGCGGCCGCGAAGTCCCGGCCCTGCTGCAGTGCCGCCTCCTCCTCCGCCGCGTCGTCCGGCGTCGGGTCAAAGCCGATCCACTCATCCATCCGGGCGTCGTCGAAGCAGGTGATCGGCGCCGACTGGCCCACACCGCGAGGGTCGAACCCGACGATGTCGTAGTGCTCTCGCACGGTGTCCGAATAGACCATGCCCGCGCTCCGGGCATAGTCAACGCCGGAACCACCGGGGCCACCGGGATTGAGCACCAGCGAGCCCTGACTGCTGTCCCCGGCGGGCACCCGGAGCAGGGCCAGCTCGATGGTGGACCCGTCCGGCTCGTCGTAGTCGATCGGGACGGTCAGGGTCGCGCACTCACCGCCGTCACAGCTCTCCCAGGCGATGTCCTGTCCGTAGAACTCCTCCAGACCCTCCGGCACGGCGCCTGCACCCCCCGTGGCGGGTCCGGTGCCTCCGCCCGTGCCCTGCCCGGCGTCACCAGTGGCCTCACCAGTGTCTCCCGTGCCCTGCCCCTTGTCGGAGCCCGTGCTGCTCTGCTGGCCCGGCTCGACACGCTCGGTCGAGGGTGCACCCGTGCACCCCGCCGCGACGAGGCCCAGCAGGGCCCCGCCCACAGCGAGACTGCTGAGCCGCCCCCGCACGCTCCCATTGGTCCTCACACTCGGTCCTCTCCTCGACTGTGGTGTCCCCACCCGGTTGATCGTCATCCGTGCTGGCCCGCCCTCGGCAGGATCAACGCAATCATCATCGCCTCCAGCACCAGCAATGGCGAACCGTTGGCGATGAGTCGCTGTCGGGCCAGTCCGATCGTGTCGAGCGCCTGGAGCAGCTGCACCGGGGTGAAGGCACGCGCCACCTCCTGCAGCGCCGCGACCTCCGTGGAGTTGATCGGGGCCACACCGGTCTTGAGCACCAGGGCATCGCGATAGACCGTGGTGAGGTCCGTGAGCGCGGCATCGATCGTGTCGTGCTGCTGGCGTCTGGCCAGCCGCTTCTGCCGCTCGTCAAACTCTTTGAGGTGAGTCCGTATGGCGGGGGGCTGGGTCCGCGCCGACGGATCCGCCCCGAGCTGACGCAGCAGGTCGGCGCGCGCCTCGTCGGCCTCGGCACCGGCTGTCCCGGCGGAGCCCTCGACCGCTGTGGCGTGCAGGTTCTCCGCGGCGTCGAGCGCGGCACCCAGGGTGGTCAGAGTCAGCGGGATGGCCGTCACCTGGTGCCGTCTGGTGCGGGCGTCCTCGTTGCGTGCCAACCGGCGGGCGATCCCGATGTGGGACTGCGCCGCCCGCGCGGCGTAGTGGGCCATGGCCGGGTCGATGCCGTCCCGGTGCTGCAGCAGCTCGGCGACGTCATCCACGGGTGGGGTGCGCAGCCGCAGGTGCCGGCAGCGCGAGCGGACCGTCACCAGGATGTCTTCCAGGGAGGGGGCGCACAGCATCCACACCGTGCGCGGCGGCGGCTCCTCCAGAGACTTCAGCAGGGCGTCGGCCGCCTGGTCGTTGAGGCGGTCGGCGTCCTCGATGATCAGCACCCGCCATCGTCCGACTCCAGGCCGGGACCCGGCCGCCAGGGCCAGTTCCCTGGCCCGTCCCACCCGGATGAAGGTCTCGGAGGTCGCTTCGACGATGAGGTCGGCATGACTACCGGCCAGGACGGTCCGGCAGGCCTGACACTGCCCGCACCCGGGCGCACCGGGACCCTCGCACTGCAGGGCGGCCGCGAAGGCCCGGGCCGCCTTGGAACGGCCCGAGCCCGGGGGCCCGGTGAAGAGCCAGGCGTGAGTCATCGCACCCGGCGTGCTGACGGCCGTCCGCAGCTGCTCGATGAGCGGGGCCTGGCCGACCAGCTCGTCGAAGACGCTCACCGCACCACGTCCTGGTGACTCACCGGGACCAGCATCCTGAGGTCCGGGCTGCGGCCGGCCAGAGCTCGGCACACCGCCCGGTGCAGGTCCATCGGGTCACGCCCGGCGTCGAGGACCAGGTAGCGAGCCGGATCCCGCTCGGCGAGCTGGCGATATCCCTGTCGCACGGCCTCGTGGAAGGCGTCGTCCTCACGCTCGAGCCGGTCGTGCACTCCCCCGCGACGCGCTCGCCCCTCCGCCGCCGTGACGTCGAGGAGCACCGTGAGCTCGGGCAGCAAGTCCTCCACGGCCCAGCGAGAGATGTCACGCACGTCGTCGTGGCTGAGTGCCCGTGCGACGCCCTGATAGGCGATGGAGGAGTCCATATAACGGTCGGTGAGCACAACGGCTCGGCGCTCCAGCGCCGGGCGCACCACGGTCGCGACGTGGTGGGCCCGGTCTGCGGCAAACAGCAGCGCCTCGGCTCGAGGTGCGACATGGTCACCGTGCAACAGCACCTGTCGGATCTGCGCGCCGAGCTCGGTGCCGCCTGGCTCTCGCGTCAGCACCACCTCGCGACCGATCGCCTCGAGCGCCGCGCCGAGCAGTCGCGACTGGGTCGACTTGCCCGCGCCGTCACCGCCCTCGAACGCGACAAAGAGGCCGGAGGGCTCCGGCGTCGGCGAGGTGGGTTCCTGCGGCACAGGCTGAGCCTAGGCGACATCGCTGACAGGAGGGTGAGAGCACCCACAGGCACGCTTTCACCAGGGCTCTTGCGTGAAGAGGCCTCACTCTCTGCCACTTGCGCGAGGAACCCTCACGCCTCGAGGCCGCTGAGCGTCGCCTCTCCCTTGAGCATGTCGAAGATCAGCGCGGTCTCGGCGTGCAGGACACCGGGCCGGTTGGTGAGGTGATCGAGCACGAAGTCGCGCAGGGCGTCGGCCGACTCACACGCCACGTGCACGAAGTAGTCGGTGGCCCCGCTGACGTGATAGGCCGACAGGACTCCCGGGAGCTTGGGCACCTCCTGCCGGAACTGCTCGAAGTGGCTGCGCCGGTGCCCCCCGAAGCGGACCGCGATCATCGCCTGCACGGGACGGCCGACCAGCGCGGGGTCGATGTCCGCATGGATCCCCCGGATCACTCCTGCCTCGCGCAGCGCACGCACCCGCACCAGGCAGGTCGACTCGGCGACGCCGACCTCGCGCGCCAGGGTGGCGTTCGAGGTCCGACCGTCCTTCTCCAGCAGGGCCACCAGATGCTGATCGATCCGGTCGAGGACCACACCGCCGTCGGACTGCACCATCTTCGCCATGTCGCGATCATAGCGCCGATGCGTCACAGAAACCACGCTCGGACTCACCTGACACCGCAGACAGTGAGGCATCCTGGCATTTTTCCCGCAGATCAGCCAGAATAGTGTCCTGGGTGGACCGAGGGTGATCACCCACGATCAGAGCCGGTCGGCGACGGTGCCGCCGGTGGAGCAGAGGAGTGAACAACAATGTCGTTCGACACCGTGGCCGTGCACGCCGCACGCGAGGATCTGACCGCTCTGGGTGTGCACGTGCCGCCCATCGACCTGTCCTCGACCTATCCGCTGCCGAGCATCGAGGCCGGCGGTCAGGCCTATGACCGCATGGCGGAGGGGCACAGCCGGGAGGAGGGCCAGACGCCGGTCTATCAGCGGCTCTGGAGCCCTGGGGTGGCTCGCTTCGAGGAGGCGCTCGCGCGACTGGAGGGCGCAGAGGCCGGGATCGGCTTCGCCTCCGGGATGGCTGCGCTGACCGCCACCCTGCTGAGCTGCGTCGCCGCCGGGACACCCCACGTGGTCGCCGTCCGGCCCCTGTATGGCGGCAGCGACCACCTGCTCGAGACCGGACTGCTCGGCACCCGCGTCACCTGGGCCGACCCCCATGAGGTCGCAGCTGCGATCCAGGCCGACACCGGGCTGGTGATCGTCGAGACCCCCGCCAACCCCACCCTGGAGCTGGTGGACCTGCGGGCGCTCGTCGCCCAGGCCGGGACGGTCCCCGTCCTCGTGGACAACACCTTCGCGACACCGGTGCTGCAGCGCCCGTTGGAGCAGGGCGCCAGCATCGTCCTGCACTCGGTCACCAAGTTTCTCGCCGGCCACGGCGACGTCCTCGGCGGGATCGTGGCGACCTCCGAGGAGCTCGCCTCCCGCATCCGCCCGGTCCGGGCACTCACCGGCGCGACCATGCACCCGCTGGCGGCCTACCTGGCCCATCGGGGACTCCAGACCCTGCCGGTGCGGGTGCGGGCCCAGCAGGACACCGCCCAGGTGGTGGCGCACTGGCTGGTCAACCACACCGATGTCCAGCACGTGCACTACCCGGGGCTGGGCGGCTCAGACCCGGCGGGGCTGGTCGGGGACCAGATGTCCGGGCCCGGTGCAATCCTCGCCATGGACCTGGGGTCCTTCGAACGGGCTCGGCAGGTTGCTGAGCGGGTGTCCCTGATCGGCCACGCCGTCTCGCTCGGTGGGGTCGACTCGCTGATCCAGCACCCGGCCGCCCTGACGCACCGGGTGGTCACTCCGGAGGCCCGACCCGGCGCTGGCATCCTGCGGCTGTCCGTGGGCCTCGAGGCTGCCGAGGACCTGATCGCCGATCTCGAGCAGGCGCTCGCGACGGCGGTTAGCTCGACTTCTGAGCCGCACCTCCGGCAGCTGATTTCTTCGTAGCCGCCTTCTTGGCGGTCGTCTTCTTGGCAGCCGCCTTCTTCGTGGTCTTCTTGGCCGTCCGCTTGCGGGTGGTCGGTCCCTTGGCCCGCTTGTCGGCGAGCAGTTCAAAGCCACGCTCGGGGGTCACCGTCGCGGGGTCGTCGTCCTTGCGAAGGGTCGCATTGGTCTCACCGTCGGTGACGTAGGGACCGAAGCGACCCTCCTTGACCACGACGGGCTTGCCGCTGACCGGGTCGTTGCCGAGCTCCTTCAGGGGCGGTGCGGCGGCCCGGCCACGCTGCTTGGGCTGGGCATAGATCGCCAGCGCCTCCTCGAGCGTGATGTCGAACAGCTGGCTCTCGGTCGTCAGCGACCGGGAGTCGGTGCCCTTCTTCAGGTAGGGGCCGTAGCGACCGTTCTGGGCGGTGATGTCCTCACCGCTCTCCGGGTCGGCACCGACCACCCGCGGCAGGCTCAGCAACCGCAGCGCTGTGTCGAGCTCGATGGTGGCCAGATCCATGTCCTCGAAGAGGCTTGCCGTGCGCGGCTTGACCTTCGCCGCCTTCTTTGTCGCCTTCTTTGCAGGAGCCTTCTTGGCCGGCGTGGCCGGGGAGCCTGGCCCGCCCTCCGGAGTGGCGGTCGCCGCGGCCCCGGGCTCGGGGTCCTCCGGCAGCACCTCGGTGACATATGGCCCGTAGCGGCCGGCCCTGGCGACGATGTCGCGGCCCGTGGCGGGGTCCTGCCCCAGGACGCGTCCGTCGTCGGCGGCAGCCTCGAGCAGCTCGCGGCCCTTCTCCGGGGTCATCTCGTCGGGGGCGATCTCGTCGGAGATCGTGGCGCGCCGGGGCGGGTCGTCGGTGGAGTTCGTGTCCTCGACATAGGGGCCGTAGCGACCGACCCGCACGACTATGCCGTCGCCGATGTCGATGGTGGACACTCCCCGGGCGTCGATGTCGCCCAGGTCGGCAACGAGGTCCTGCAGACCCTCCGCATCGGTGGCCTGGTCTCCGAAGTAGAACCTCTTCAACCAGGAGACGCGCTGCTCGTCACCGGCCTCGATGCGGTCCAGGCCCTCCTCCATCGATGCCGTGAAGTCATAGTCCACCAGGCGCTCGAAGTGCTCCTCCAGCAGGCGGGTGACCGCGAACGCCAGCCAGGTGGGGATGAGTGCAGATCCTCTGGTGCGCACGTAGCCCCGGTCCTGGATGGTGCCGACGGTGGAGGCATAGGTCGAGGGACGTCCGATCCCCTTCTCCTCCAGCGCCTTCACCAGGGTGGCCTCGGTGTAGCGGGCCGGCGGGGAGGTCCGGTGACCCTGCGCCTCAGTGTCGAGGACGTCCAGCGCCACCCCCTCGGACAGCCGCGGCAACCGCCGCTCCTGCTCCTCGGTGGGACGCGCGTGACGGTCCTCGTCCCGTCCCTCCTCATAGGCGGCCAGGAACCCACGGAAGGTGATGACCGTGCCGGAGGCGCTGAACTCGACCTCCCGGGCGTCGTGGCCGGAGGGCAGCGTCGCGGCCAGCTTGACGCTGGCGGTCGAGCCCTTGGCGTCGGCCATCTGCGAGGCGACGGTGCGCTTCCAGATCAGCTCATAGAGTGCATACTCCTGGCCGCGGAGCGCTCCGGCCACCTGCGCGGGGGTGCGGAAGGAGTCTCCCGCGGGACGGATCGCCTCGTGCGCCTCCTGGGCGTTCTTGCTCTTCTTGCCGTAACGGCGGGGCGCGTCGGGCACGAACTCCGCGCCATACAGGTCACGGGCCTGCGCCCGGGCCGCACTGACCGCCGACTCGGAGATCGTGGTCGAGTCGGTGCGCATGTAGGTGATGTAGCCGTTCTCGTAGAGCCGCTGCGCGGTCCGCATCGTCGACTGCGCGTTCAACCGGAGCTTGCGGCTCGCCTCCTGCTGCAGGGTGGAGGTGGTGAAGGGTGCGGAGGGACGGCGGGTGTAGGGCTTCTCCGAGACCTGGCGGACGACGACCTGCGCCTCGCGGGTGCCCTCGGCGATGCTAGTGGCGAGCGCGGCCTCGAGGTGGACCAGTCCGGAGCTCTTCAGCGCCCCGCGGTCATCGAAGTCGCGGCCGGTGGCGACCCGCTTGCCGTCGACCCCGGTCAACCGGGCCAGGAACGCCTGCCCACCGCTCCCCTCGGGGGCGAACTCGCCCTCGACGTCCCAGTAGGACGCGGAGCGGAACGCCATGCGCTCGCGCTCCCGCTCGACCACCATGCGCGTGGCCACCGACTGCACCCGACCGGCGGAGAGTCCCTGCCGCACCTTGCGCCACAGGACGGGGCTGACCTCGTAGCCGTAGAGCCGGTCTAGGACCCGACGGGTCTCCTGGGCGTCGACCCGGTCCATGTTGAGGTCCCGGGTCTCGTTGACGGCGCGCTGGATCGCCTCGCGGGTGATCTCGTGAAAGACCATGCGCTTGACCGGCACCTTGGGCTGCAGGACCTCCAGCAGGTGCCAGGCGATCGCCTCGCCCTCGCGGTCCTCATCCGTGGCGAGATAGAGCTCGTCGGCATTCTTGAGGTGCCGCTTGAGTTCGTTGACCTTCTTCTTCTTGTCGGCGTCGACCACGTAGTAGGGGTCGAAGTCGTCCTCGACGTTGATCGCAAACTTGCCGAACGGCCCCTTTTTCATCTCGACCGGGAGCTCGCTGGGATTGGGCAGATCCCGGATGTGCCCAATGCTGGCGTCGACCACATAGTCAGGACCGAGGTACTCCCCGATGCTCTTGACCTTGCCTGGTGACTCGACGATAACTAGCTTGCGACCGCTCACGGGACCTTCCATTTCTCCCCCCGAGCGTGTCGCGGATTCGTCGCGACCTCGACGCCTAGGAGGAACGGCGCTCACGCTAGCCCATCCCCCAGAGCGTCAGCACACAGGTTCCCGGACAGCATCCCACCGCTGTCACTCACCACCTCGCTGCACGGCTAGCGCGAGAGGAGGGCATCGGGCGCCTCGAGCAGCTGCGCGACGGTGTGCTCGGCGATGGCCGTGAACTGCGGGCTGTCGGCCGACAGCGCGAGGGAGTTGACGGCATACAGCACGGCCCAGCCCCGCGCCCGCTGCCAGAGCGCCTCGTCCCGACCCGCCAGCTGGGAGTAGCGCACCACGAAGGCCGCGCGCCCCTCCCAGGAGAAGGTCTGCCAGGCCGTGGCCAGGTCGGAGGCAGGGTCGCCCTGGGTCAGGTCTCCGAAGTCGATGACGGCGGCGAGGCTGCCCCGGCGCACCACCATGTTGAGCGGGTGCGGGTCGCCATGCACCCACCGTGGCGGGCCGTCATAGACCGGCGCGGCCAGGGCCCGCTCCCACTGGGCCAGCAGGTCATCGCCTCGGGGATGACCGACGCTGCTGAGCCGCTCCCGGAGGGTCGCGTCGCGCAGGGCCAGCGGCACACCGCGGACCAGGCTCTGGGGCGCGTCGCTGGGCGCGGGTTGGTGCAGCTGGGCAGCGAACCGGGCGAGCACCCCGGCCCAGTGCGCCCTGGCAGCGACCGGGCTCTCGGCCGCAGGCCGGCCCTCGATCCACCGGGTGATCGACCAGGACCAGGGGAAGTATGCCGTGGGGTGGCCGTGCCGCACCGGCGCCGGGACGGGCAGGTCGACCAGGCGCGCGACCTCGGGGAGCCACCGGTGCTCGTGGGCCACCAGCCCAGCGGCCGCCTGCCGTCGCGGCAGCCGGACCAGATAGTGCTGGCCCAGCCGGAAGATCGCGTTGTCCCACCCCTCACCGAGCGGACTCAGCGGACGGTCTGCCAGGTCGGGATGCTGGTCGGCGAGCAGCGTGCGGACCAGCTCGAGATCGATGGCGACCTCGGCCGGTGGACCGGAACTCATCGCCTCAGGCTACCCATCCGGCATCCTGTTCGTCGCGATCTTCCTCGCCTCGGGCATCGGCCACCTGAAGGCCACCGACGCCATGGCCGGATACGCCGAGTACACGAAGGTGCGGGCCGCTCGCCTCAGCGTCATCGTCTCCGGCGTGCTGATGATCGTCGGTGCCCTGTCCGTGCTGCTGGGCGTCTGGGGCGACCTGGGCTCGCTGCTGCTGAGGGTCAGGTCGTGGTCTGCAGTTCCTCGTCGATGTCGACCGCCGAGCCGGCGAACTGCGACTGGTAGAGACGGGCGTAGGCGCCGTCGCTGGCCAACAGGTCCTCGTGCGTGCCCTTCTCGACGATCGCGCCGGCCTCCATCACCAGGATCAGGTCCGCGTCCCGGATCGTGGAGAGCCGGTGCGCGATGACAAAGCTGGTGCGGTCACTGCGCAGCGCGTTCATCGCGTGCTGGAGCAACAGCTCGGTGCGGGTGTCCACCGAGGAGGTCGCCTCGTCCAGGATCAGCAGGGCCGGGTCCGACAGGAAGGCACGCGCGATCGTGATCAGCTGCTTCTCCCCCGCGCTGACATTGCTGCCCTCGGAGTTGAGCACGGTGTCATAGCCCTCCGGGAGGGTGCGCACGAAGCGGTCGACATAGGTGGCCTCGGCCGCCTCGATGATCTCGGCCTCGGTGGCCTCCGGGCGTCCGTAGGCGATGTTCTCCCTGATGGTGCCCTCGAACAGCCAGGTGTCCTGCAGCACCATCCCGATGCGCGAGCGCAGGCCCTTGCGGGTCAGGTCGGTGATGTCCTCACCGTCCAGGGTGATCCGGCCGCCGTCCAGCTCATAGAAGCGCATCAGCAGGTTGACCAGCGTCGTCTTACCCGCGCCGGTCGGCCCGACGATCGCCACGGTCTGCCCGGGCTCGACCGTCAGGTCCAGGTCGTGGATGAGCGGACGCTCGGGGTCGTAGGAGAAGGCGACGCCCTCAAAGGTGACCCGTCCGTGCGGGTCGTCGAGGGTGGCCGGGCTGGCGGACTCCGGGTCCTGCTCGTCCGCGTCGAGGACCTCAAAGACCCGCTCGGCGGAGGCCACCCCGGACTGCATCAGGTTGGCCATCGAGGCGACCTGGGTCAGCGGCTGGGTGAACTGGCGCGAGTACTGGATGAAGGCCTGGACCTCACCCAGGCTCATCGTGCCCGAGGCGACGCGCAGCCCGCCCAGGACGGCGATGACGACATAGTTGAGGTTTCCGACGAACATCATCGTCGGCATGATGATGCCGGAGATGAACTGTGCGCCGAAGCCCGCTTCATACAGGTCGTTGTTGGCCTTGTCGAAGGTCCGCCGGCTCTCGGCCTGACGTCCGAAGACCTTGATGAGCTCGTGCCCGGTGAAGGTCTCCTCGACGATGGCGTTGACCTCGCCGGTGTGCTTCCACTGCCGCTTGAACTGCTTCTGTGCCCGGCTGCCGATCACTCCGGTGATGACGACCGAGACGGGGATGGTGATCAGCGCGACCAGCGCCAGGGTCGGGGAGATCACAAACATCATCACGACCATCGCGACCACGGTCAGCAGTGAGTTGAGCAGCTGACTGAGCGTCTGCTGCAGGCTCTGCGAGACATTGTCGATGTCATTGGTGACCCGGCTCAGGACCTCACCGCGCGGCTGCCGGTCGAAGTAGGGCAGCGGCAGCCGGTTGAGCTTGTCCTCCACGTCGCGGCGCAGGTTGTAGATGGTGCGGTTGACCACGACCACCAGCAGCCTCGCCTGGACCCAGGACAGGAGGGAGGCGACCAGATAGATGCCCATCACCAGCACCAGGACCTCACCGAGCGCGCCGAAGTCGACGCCGCGCCCCACCTCCAGGTGGTCCATGACGGCGATCATGTCGGCGAAGGTGTCCTCACCAGAGGCGCGCAACCCCTCTGCCACCTGCTCCTGCGGTGTCCCTGGCGGGACGCCCTGCTCGGCGAGGACCCGGCCGAAGAAGCCAGCAAAGATAATGTCGGTGGCCCGCGCCAGGATGTAGGGGCCGATCGCGTTGAGGACCACGGCGACCGCCGTCAGCACGACCACCAGGGAGACTGCTGCCCGGTCGGGGCGCAGCAGCCCGATCAGCCGCTTGGCGCTGTCGCCGAAGTTGGCGGCCTTCTCGGCCGGGACTCCCAGCCCACCACCGGGTGACCCGTGGCCGGCGCGCGGTCCGCGGCGGGACTCCGCCGCCTTCTCCTCCTCGGACTTGATGCCCTCGCTCATCAGGCCACCTCCGCCACGGCCTGGGACTGCACGATCTCTTGGTATGTCGTGCAGTCAGCCAGGAGGTCGTCGTGCGTGCCGACCCCGACCACCCGTCCGTCCTCGAGGACGACGATCTGGTCGGCGCCGATGATCGTGGACACCCGCTGGGCCACCACGATGACGGTCGCCTCGCCGGTCTCGGGCTCCAGGGCCGCTCGCAGCCGGCGGTCGGTCATCAGGTCCAGGGCCGAGAAGGAGTCGTCAAACAGATAGACGTCGGGGCGGCGCACCAGGGCCCGGGCGATCGCGAGCCGCTGGCGCTGGCCGCCCGAGACGTTGCCACCACCCTGGGCGATGGCCGAGTCCAGCCTCTCCGGCATGGCCTGCACGAAGTCCGTGCCCTGGGCGATCCGCAGGGCCTCCCACAGGTCCTCCTCGCTGGCCTCAGGGTCGCCATAGCGCAGGTTGTCGGCGACCGAACCGGTGAACAGGTAGGGCTTCTGCGGGACCAGTCCGACCCGGCGCCACACGTCGGACAGCTCGGCGTCCCTGACATCGACCCCGCCCATCAGCACCGCCCCCGAGCTCACGTCATACAGCCTGGGGATCAGGTTGACCAGCGTGGTCTTGCCCGCTCCGGTGGATCCGATGATCGCGGTGGTCTGCCCCGGTCGGGCGGTGAAGCTCACGCCCTGCAGGACCGGCACCTCGGCACCGGGATAGGCGAACTCCACGTCGCGGAACTCGATCTCGACCGGGCCGTGCGGGATCTGCACCGGGTTGGTCGCCTCCACCACCGTGGAGTCGGTGTCGAGCACCTCGACGATGCGACCGGCGGAGACCTCCGCCCGCGGGATCATGGTGGCCATGAAGGTCGCCATCATGACCGACATCAACACAAAGATCAGATAGGCCAGGAAGGCGGTGAGCGCGCCGATCTCCATGTTGCCGCTGTCGATCCGGTGCGCGCCGAACCACATCACCGCGATCGTCGAGGCATTGAAGATCAGCATGACCAGCGGGAACACCAGGGCCATCAGCTTGCCGACCGCCAGGGCCGTCCCGGTGTACTGCGTGTTGGCCGCGGCGAAGCGGGCTCGCTCATCGTCCTCGCGGACAAAGGCCCGCACCACGCGGATGCCGGTGATCTGCTCACGCAGCACCCGGTTGACCCAGTCAACCGACTTCTGCATCAGGGAGAACTGCGGGACCATCCGGCGGATGATCAGCCCGACGACCAGCGCCAGCAGCGGCACGGCGACCGCCATGAGCCAGGAGAGACCGACGTCCTCGCGTAGCGCCATGATGATGCCGCCGACCATCATGATCGGCACGCCGACCATCAACGTCAGACCCATGAAGGTGACGGTCTGCACCTGCGTCACGTCGTTGGTCGAGCGGGAGATCAGCGTCGGAGCACCGAAGCGTCCGACCTCCTGGGCGCTGAAGACGGCGACCCTGTCGAAGACGGACCCGCGCACATCCCGCCCCACGGACGCGGAGGTGCGGGAGGCGAGATAGGTCGCCCCGATCGTGACGGTGATCTGCACCAGGGAGACGGCGAGCATGATCGCACCCAGTCGCAGGATCGGCCCGGTCTGGCCGACGGCGACACCCTCGTCGATGATCCGGCCGTTGAGGCTGGGCAGATAGAGCGAGGCGATGGTGCTCGCCAGTTGCAGGACCAGCAGGATCACCACGAGCCAGCGATACGGGCCCAGGTGGGCGCGCAGGAGACGGATCAGCATTCAGTCGACCTTCCGGGTGCCGTCCAGCAGCACGGAGACGATGGTGGCGGGAGCGAGGGAGCGCCCCTGGTTCAGGGTGGGGTGGCTGCTGGCGAAGGTCAGCAGGCCGACCAAATCGACGAGCTCGGCGACCGGCACCCGCAGCAGGTCGGCGTCCGGCTCCAGCAGCAAGGTCAACGCCTCACCGATCGGCTGGCGCCAGGGGCGTGGCCGATGGCGCGAGTCCGGCTCGGCCGTCGTCGAGGGCTCGTGGTCTGCCG
Encoded here:
- a CDS encoding alpha/beta hydrolase, whose protein sequence is MRTNGSVRGRLSSLAVGGALLGLVAAGCTGAPSTERVEPGQQSSTGSDKGQGTGDTGEATGDAGQGTGGGTGPATGGAGAVPEGLEEFYGQDIAWESCDGGECATLTVPIDYDEPDGSTIELALLRVPAGDSSQGSLVLNPGGPGGSGVDYARSAGMVYSDTVREHYDIVGFDPRGVGQSAPITCFDDARMDEWIGFDPTPDDAAEEEAALQQGRDFAAACEENSGELLGHVSTVEVVRDMDVLRSALGQEQLDYFGASYGTVLGATYAELFPANVGRFVLDGAVDPTMVGIDSAVAQTEGFERATRAYVEDCVAQGDCPLGGDVDSAMQAIPDLLAQLDAEPIPLDSDPAGELTEGWAMYGIVVAMYDQAGWPILTQAIRSAQDGDGTMLMFLANLYFDRGTDGTHNSNSSQAFYAVQCLDSSNNDAPEVDDEEALRRYVEASPTWGRHFATMDKSTCEDWPVAIDGPPLTEYTAEGAAPIVVIGTTRDPATPYEQAVALADMLDSGVLVSFDGDGHTAYGRSNDCVDDAIDAFLTEGTVPEDGLSC
- a CDS encoding DNA polymerase III subunit delta' yields the protein MSVFDELVGQAPLIEQLRTAVSTPGAMTHAWLFTGPPGSGRSKAARAFAAALQCEGPGAPGCGQCQACRTVLAGSHADLIVEATSETFIRVGRARELALAAGSRPGVGRWRVLIIEDADRLNDQAADALLKSLEEPPPRTVWMLCAPSLEDILVTVRSRCRHLRLRTPPVDDVAELLQHRDGIDPAMAHYAARAAQSHIGIARRLARNEDARTRRHQVTAIPLTLTTLGAALDAAENLHATAVEGSAGTAGAEADEARADLLRQLGADPSARTQPPAIRTHLKEFDERQKRLARRQQHDTIDAALTDLTTVYRDALVLKTGVAPINSTEVAALQEVARAFTPVQLLQALDTIGLARQRLIANGSPLLVLEAMMIALILPRAGQHG
- the tmk gene encoding dTMP kinase, which codes for MPQEPTSPTPEPSGLFVAFEGGDGAGKSTQSRLLGAALEAIGREVVLTREPGGTELGAQIRQVLLHGDHVAPRAEALLFAADRAHHVATVVRPALERRAVVLTDRYMDSSIAYQGVARALSHDDVRDISRWAVEDLLPELTVLLDVTAAEGRARRGGVHDRLEREDDAFHEAVRQGYRQLAERDPARYLVLDAGRDPMDLHRAVCRALAGRSPDLRMLVPVSHQDVVR
- a CDS encoding Lrp/AsnC family transcriptional regulator; translated protein: MAKMVQSDGGVVLDRIDQHLVALLEKDGRTSNATLAREVGVAESTCLVRVRALREAGVIRGIHADIDPALVGRPVQAMIAVRFGGHRRSHFEQFRQEVPKLPGVLSAYHVSGATDYFVHVACESADALRDFVLDHLTNRPGVLHAETALIFDMLKGEATLSGLEA
- a CDS encoding trans-sulfuration enzyme family protein gives rise to the protein MSFDTVAVHAAREDLTALGVHVPPIDLSSTYPLPSIEAGGQAYDRMAEGHSREEGQTPVYQRLWSPGVARFEEALARLEGAEAGIGFASGMAALTATLLSCVAAGTPHVVAVRPLYGGSDHLLETGLLGTRVTWADPHEVAAAIQADTGLVIVETPANPTLELVDLRALVAQAGTVPVLVDNTFATPVLQRPLEQGASIVLHSVTKFLAGHGDVLGGIVATSEELASRIRPVRALTGATMHPLAAYLAHRGLQTLPVRVRAQQDTAQVVAHWLVNHTDVQHVHYPGLGGSDPAGLVGDQMSGPGAILAMDLGSFERARQVAERVSLIGHAVSLGGVDSLIQHPAALTHRVVTPEARPGAGILRLSVGLEAAEDLIADLEQALATAVSSTSEPHLRQLISS